From the Oleiphilus messinensis genome, one window contains:
- the tagH gene encoding type VI secretion system-associated FHA domain protein TagH, with protein MKLVLSVITCPEGCGLEGQTEEFGESGGSFGRGPANQWILPDPNRHVSSTHGRICFEAGTFYIVDSSTNGIYFNDDEYPLGPDNKQVLTDGDQLLFGDYTLQISIINAEQSAIASDETLGFVATPEATFAGQEGKSFDDLDKWLEPMQPQEPPPGPSLQPFSGSSSSSNSGLDDSLFGNLNHKPTSEDPLAAFDGASNSGDDLASQGFPFESQGIPDSFDGGMPDMNRDVIQLPSIQSNAPVDDPLAAIGTNEPPMQKSPVPAPASFTPPPLEQPETKGDAMASELDDFLGGVERSVEKSVGQLTGQSPQVSTESSPLTSREDMADEQDPNRTQLNPMALKAGPDGVLQPQYRASETSSTTEDAVTKLQPAVETSPSKPTNSVAPDEPVAPVESVEPKREASISDAKQDIPDSFLNDLGLDQTEAPPAVSVAKHDTDEQIIDPAAELDELLKAKPADAFTSLSDAEKDAILSEIKPVGPSASKPSELTKSSGTPTIPPGVSMPEPPVHASSPENSNTGQILADKLGLEALSEKQQEVLPTVVSKVVKETVKGMMQSLRARNEIKSAFRMNMTMIQAAENNPLKFSVTPDDALENMFTKTGKAYLPPVESIVDGFADIADHQIALFDGMRSAYDSMLEMFNPEKLEERFNSRKGKNFMGMRKGKNWESYQDFYQDLAQDKEDTFKRFFGEIFAEAYERRMHELKAARKGKTPGR; from the coding sequence ATGAAGCTGGTTTTATCAGTCATTACCTGTCCTGAAGGTTGCGGCCTGGAAGGCCAAACCGAGGAATTTGGAGAATCCGGGGGCAGTTTTGGTCGCGGGCCGGCCAACCAATGGATATTGCCGGACCCCAACCGCCATGTTTCATCAACCCATGGACGCATCTGTTTTGAAGCCGGGACGTTCTATATTGTCGACTCCAGCACCAATGGCATTTATTTTAACGACGACGAATACCCACTGGGGCCAGACAACAAACAAGTCCTGACTGATGGTGACCAACTTCTTTTCGGGGACTACACGTTACAAATCAGTATTATCAATGCCGAACAATCCGCTATTGCATCAGATGAAACTCTGGGATTTGTTGCCACTCCCGAAGCAACCTTTGCCGGCCAAGAGGGTAAATCGTTTGATGACCTGGACAAATGGCTGGAGCCCATGCAACCTCAGGAGCCGCCTCCGGGGCCATCACTGCAACCCTTTTCCGGCTCCAGTTCCAGCTCCAATAGCGGCCTGGACGACAGCCTATTCGGTAACCTGAATCACAAGCCGACATCCGAAGACCCGCTCGCTGCCTTTGATGGAGCCTCAAACTCCGGCGATGATTTAGCCAGCCAGGGGTTTCCGTTTGAATCGCAAGGTATTCCTGATTCATTCGACGGAGGCATGCCCGACATGAATCGGGACGTGATCCAGTTGCCAAGCATACAGTCGAATGCCCCTGTGGATGACCCACTTGCTGCAATCGGTACGAATGAGCCACCAATGCAAAAGTCGCCAGTTCCAGCCCCGGCATCATTCACACCGCCGCCCCTGGAGCAACCGGAAACCAAGGGTGATGCAATGGCAAGTGAGCTGGACGACTTTCTGGGTGGCGTTGAACGGTCAGTTGAAAAATCAGTAGGGCAGTTAACCGGTCAATCACCACAAGTCTCCACCGAATCATCACCGCTCACGTCCCGAGAAGACATGGCGGATGAACAAGACCCGAACCGGACCCAGCTGAACCCGATGGCATTAAAGGCAGGCCCGGACGGCGTTCTACAGCCCCAATACCGCGCGTCTGAAACCTCATCCACAACCGAAGATGCCGTAACAAAATTGCAACCCGCTGTTGAGACATCACCTTCGAAGCCTACAAACAGTGTTGCACCTGATGAACCTGTTGCACCTGTTGAATCTGTTGAACCTAAAAGGGAAGCGTCGATCTCCGATGCAAAACAGGACATCCCCGACTCTTTCCTGAATGATCTCGGCCTCGATCAAACTGAAGCGCCACCTGCGGTCAGTGTTGCCAAACATGATACAGATGAGCAAATCATTGATCCCGCAGCAGAACTGGACGAATTGCTCAAAGCGAAACCGGCAGATGCATTCACATCTTTAAGCGACGCAGAAAAAGACGCGATCCTGAGTGAAATAAAACCAGTCGGCCCGTCAGCATCGAAACCTTCCGAACTCACAAAGTCATCCGGCACCCCCACCATTCCACCCGGGGTTTCCATGCCGGAACCCCCAGTACATGCCAGTAGCCCGGAGAACAGTAATACCGGCCAGATACTGGCGGACAAACTGGGGCTGGAAGCGCTATCGGAAAAACAGCAGGAAGTGCTCCCGACGGTTGTTTCCAAAGTTGTAAAAGAAACCGTAAAAGGCATGATGCAATCTCTGCGAGCCAGAAATGAAATAAAAAGCGCGTTTCGCATGAATATGACGATGATTCAGGCGGCAGAAAACAACCCGCTTAAATTCTCGGTCACGCCAGACGATGCGCTTGAAAACATGTTTACCAAAACAGGGAAGGCTTACTTGCCACCAGTGGAATCCATTGTCGATGGTTTTGCCGACATTGCAGATCATCAAATTGCCCTGTTTGACGGAATGCGATCGGCTTACGACAGCATGCTCGAAATGTTCAATCCGGAAAAACTGGAAGAACGCTTCAATAGCCGTAAGGGTAAAAATTTTATGGGCATGCGCAAAGGTAAGAACTGGGAATCATACCAGGACTTCTACCAGGATCTGGCACAAGACAAGGAAGACACATTCAAGCGATTCTTCGGTGAGATATTTGCCGAGGCCTATGAACGACGAATGCATGAACTCAAGGCTGCACGAAAGGGGAAAACACCTGGAAGATAA